Proteins from a genomic interval of Lelliottia amnigena:
- the yjcC_1 gene encoding EAL domain-containing protein, with protein MVVLLPVMLALWFAQLRAVTETSSQLRTFAQLALDKTELVIEQVDLARDAAKKYQGEVCSPAHRQYMLNVVRGRLYVADLIYADGQRFLCSTVSTPDQPYIIPGANYTRKPDVSIYYFRDTPFFAGYKMTYMQRGNYVVVVNPLSYGEVMTADHALTWGVYDTVTNNFFSVSPHAEISLLHSLLGNSEQAFQSDGRFYTTANSTKRPIAAIVSTSNTRFYEVLYHQATLTLPLGMICSIIILLVWSRTHREFNSPGRLLHRALNKRQLCVHYQPIIDIKNKQCVGAEALLRWPGFNGQVMSPAEFIPLAEKEGMIERITDYVVEEVFNDLGHFLGNNPHLYISINLSASDFHSSRLIALISDKAQHYSVRAQQIKIEVTERGFIDVPKTTPVIQAFRQAGYEVAIDDFGTGYSNLHNLYSLNVDILKIDKSFIDTLTTNSTSHLIAEHIIEMAQSLRLKTIAEGVETAEQVTWLLKRGVQYCQGWHFAKAMPPQEFMDWQQHPVHVLVPRTS; from the coding sequence ATGGTAGTTTTGCTACCTGTGATGCTTGCGCTATGGTTTGCCCAGCTAAGAGCCGTTACCGAAACAAGCAGTCAGCTACGAACCTTTGCCCAACTCGCTTTAGATAAAACTGAACTCGTTATTGAACAGGTTGATTTAGCCCGCGACGCCGCCAAAAAATACCAGGGTGAAGTGTGTTCGCCTGCGCATCGGCAATATATGTTAAATGTCGTTCGTGGACGGCTCTACGTTGCCGATTTAATATATGCAGATGGCCAGCGTTTTTTATGTTCCACGGTCTCCACGCCAGATCAACCCTACATTATCCCTGGCGCAAATTACACACGTAAACCCGACGTCTCAATCTATTATTTCCGCGATACGCCTTTCTTCGCCGGTTATAAAATGACATATATGCAGCGCGGAAATTATGTGGTGGTGGTCAACCCATTGTCATACGGTGAAGTCATGACAGCCGACCATGCATTGACATGGGGTGTATATGACACGGTAACCAACAATTTCTTTTCCGTGAGTCCACACGCCGAGATTTCTTTATTACATTCGCTATTAGGTAATTCTGAGCAAGCATTTCAAAGTGATGGACGTTTTTACACCACCGCGAATTCTACGAAACGTCCTATCGCCGCGATTGTTTCCACCTCGAATACTCGATTTTATGAAGTTCTCTATCATCAGGCGACATTGACGCTGCCGCTAGGGATGATTTGCAGCATTATTATATTGCTGGTGTGGTCACGTACACATCGAGAATTTAATTCACCTGGACGTTTATTGCACCGCGCATTAAATAAACGCCAGCTGTGTGTACATTATCAGCCCATTATTGATATAAAAAATAAGCAATGTGTGGGTGCAGAAGCACTACTTCGCTGGCCGGGCTTTAACGGTCAGGTGATGAGTCCCGCAGAATTTATTCCGCTGGCAGAAAAAGAGGGAATGATCGAGCGGATCACCGATTATGTTGTTGAAGAGGTCTTTAACGATCTTGGGCATTTTCTGGGTAACAACCCGCATCTTTATATCTCCATTAACCTGTCGGCATCCGATTTCCACTCTTCTCGCCTGATCGCCCTGATCTCTGATAAAGCTCAGCACTATTCTGTGCGCGCTCAACAAATTAAAATTGAAGTGACAGAGCGTGGGTTTATTGATGTACCGAAAACCACGCCTGTAATTCAGGCTTTCCGTCAGGCCGGTTATGAAGTCGCGATCGACGACTTTGGTACCGGTTATTCCAACCTGCATAACCTGTACTCACTGAACGTGGACATTCTGAAAATCGATAAATCATTTATCGATACCCTGACCACCAACAGTACCAGCCATCTGATTGCAGAGCACATCATTGAGATGGCCCAGAGCTTGCGGCTGAAAACCATTGCTGAAGGGGTGGAGACGGCGGAGCAGGTGACATGGCTACTGAAGCGCGGTGTGCAATATTGCCAGGGCTGGCATTTTGCGAAGGCGATGCCGCCGCAAGAATTTATGGACTGGCAGCAGCACCCTGTTCACGTTCTGGTCCCGCGTACCAGCTAG
- the soxS_1 gene encoding regulatory protein soxS, whose amino-acid sequence MSHQQIIQTLIEWIDEHIDQPLSIDAVAKKSGYSKWYLQRMFRTVMHQTLGDYIRQRRLLLAAQALRSTRRPIFDIAMDLGYVSQQTFSRVFRREFDRTPSDYRHQLN is encoded by the coding sequence ATGTCACATCAGCAAATTATTCAGACATTGATTGAATGGATTGATGAACATATCGACCAACCATTAAGCATTGACGCCGTGGCGAAGAAGTCGGGCTATTCGAAATGGTATTTGCAGAGAATGTTCCGCACGGTCATGCATCAGACGCTGGGAGATTACATTCGTCAGCGCAGATTACTTTTGGCAGCGCAGGCGCTGCGCAGCACGCGCCGCCCGATTTTTGATATCGCGATGGATTTAGGATACGTGTCGCAACAGACATTTTCCCGGGTGTTTAGACGCGAATTTGATCGCACCCCGAGCGATTACCGCCACCAGCTCAACTAG
- the soxR gene encoding MerR family transcriptional regulator — protein MEKRLPRIKALLTPGEVAKRSGVAVSALHFYETKGLIKSIRNGGNQRRYTRDVLRYVAIIKIAQRIGIPLATISDAFGVLPEGHSLSAKEWKDLSSQWREELDRRIHTLVALRDELDGCIGCGCLSRSDCPLRNPGDKLGEQGTGARLLGEE, from the coding sequence ATGGAAAAGAGATTACCGAGAATTAAAGCGTTGCTCACACCGGGTGAAGTCGCAAAACGCAGCGGGGTGGCGGTCTCGGCGCTGCATTTCTATGAAACAAAAGGGCTGATTAAAAGTATCCGCAACGGTGGCAACCAGCGCCGTTATACCCGTGATGTGCTGCGTTACGTGGCGATTATCAAAATTGCGCAACGCATCGGGATCCCGTTGGCGACCATCAGCGACGCCTTTGGCGTGCTGCCGGAGGGCCATTCGCTGAGTGCAAAAGAGTGGAAAGATCTCTCCTCACAGTGGCGCGAGGAGCTGGACCGGCGTATCCATACGCTGGTTGCGCTGCGCGATGAGCTGGATGGATGCATCGGGTGTGGGTGTCTTTCCCGGAGCGATTGCCCGTTGCGTAACCCTGGCGACAAACTGGGTGAGCAGGGCACGGGTGCGCGGTTGCTGGGCGAAGAATAA
- the yfcG_1 gene encoding glutathione S-transferase, which produces MLTLHHLNQSRSQRVIWALEELDVPYQIVRYQREKTMLAPPSLKKIHPLGKSPVVEDNGLILAESGAILEYLQETYDPQSHLKPQDAAQKTQYRFWLHYAEGSLMPLLMMKLVFNSLGKPPVPFGMRTLGNLLGQGVQKGYLNRQIETHARFVESHLAENSWFAGDHLSMADIQMSFPVFALLARGGIDNLPHLHAWKKKVEMRPAWQRAIQQGGPFEIPG; this is translated from the coding sequence ATGCTCACGCTCCACCATTTGAATCAATCCCGTTCACAGCGCGTGATCTGGGCGCTTGAAGAACTTGACGTGCCGTATCAAATTGTCCGCTATCAGCGCGAAAAAACCATGCTGGCGCCGCCGTCACTCAAGAAAATCCACCCGCTGGGTAAATCGCCCGTGGTAGAGGATAACGGACTGATCCTCGCAGAATCGGGTGCAATTCTTGAATACTTGCAAGAAACCTATGATCCCCAGTCGCATCTCAAGCCTCAGGATGCGGCGCAGAAAACCCAGTATCGCTTCTGGCTGCATTACGCCGAAGGGTCGCTGATGCCCTTGCTGATGATGAAACTGGTCTTTAACAGTCTGGGTAAACCGCCGGTGCCTTTCGGCATGCGAACGTTGGGTAACCTGCTGGGGCAGGGCGTGCAGAAAGGCTATCTCAACCGTCAGATTGAAACGCATGCGCGTTTTGTCGAATCGCATCTGGCCGAGAACAGCTGGTTCGCAGGCGATCATCTCAGCATGGCGGATATTCAGATGAGCTTCCCGGTCTTCGCGTTGCTTGCGCGCGGTGGAATCGACAACCTCCCGCATCTACACGCGTGGAAGAAAAAGGTTGAAATGCGTCCGGCGTGGCAACGTGCGATTCAACAGGGTGGACCCTTTGAAATCCCCGGATAA
- the yjcD gene encoding permease yjcD, whose protein sequence is MSTPSARTGGSLDAMFKISARGSTVRQEVVAGLTTFLAMVYSVIVVPGMLGKAGFPPAAVFVATCLVAGLGSIVMGLWANLPLAIGCAISLTAFTAFSLVLGQHISVPVALGAVFLMGVLFTVISATGIRSWILRNLPQGVAHGTGIGIGLFLLLIAANGVGLVVKNPLDGLPVAMGHFASFPVIMSLIGLAFIIGLEKLKVPGGILLTIIGISVVGLLFDPTVHFSGIFAMPSLSDEHGNSLIGSLDIVGALNPIVLPSVLALVMTAVFDATGTIRAVAGQANLLDKDGQIIDGGKALTTDSLSSVFSGLVGAAPAAVYIESAAGTAAGGKTGLTAITVGVLFLLILFLSPLSYLVPVYATAPALMYVGLLMLSNVAKIDFTDFVDAMSGLITAVFIVLTCNIVTGIMIGFASLVIGRLVSGEWRKLNVGTVVIAIALVAFYAGGWAI, encoded by the coding sequence ATGTCTACGCCTTCAGCGCGTACTGGCGGTTCACTCGACGCCATGTTTAAAATTTCTGCTCGCGGCAGCACCGTGCGTCAGGAAGTTGTCGCCGGTCTGACGACCTTCCTGGCGATGGTTTACTCCGTGATCGTTGTGCCGGGCATGCTGGGTAAAGCGGGTTTCCCGCCTGCTGCGGTGTTCGTTGCCACCTGTCTGGTTGCGGGTCTGGGTTCTATCGTGATGGGCCTGTGGGCTAACCTGCCGCTGGCGATTGGTTGCGCAATTTCACTGACCGCATTTACCGCATTCAGCCTGGTGCTGGGTCAGCACATCAGCGTGCCCGTTGCGCTGGGTGCGGTGTTCCTGATGGGTGTGCTGTTTACCGTGATTTCTGCGACCGGCATCCGTAGCTGGATCTTGCGGAACCTGCCGCAAGGCGTCGCGCACGGTACAGGCATCGGTATCGGTCTGTTCCTGCTGCTGATTGCCGCCAACGGCGTGGGCCTGGTCGTTAAAAACCCGCTGGATGGTTTGCCGGTTGCGATGGGCCATTTCGCCAGCTTCCCGGTGATCATGTCGCTTATTGGCCTGGCGTTCATTATCGGTCTGGAAAAACTGAAAGTGCCTGGCGGTATCTTGCTGACGATTATCGGGATTTCCGTGGTTGGGCTGCTTTTCGATCCGACCGTTCACTTCTCCGGTATCTTTGCCATGCCGTCGCTGAGTGATGAGCATGGCAACTCGCTGATTGGTAGCCTCGATATTGTCGGTGCGCTGAACCCGATTGTGCTGCCAAGCGTGTTGGCGCTGGTCATGACCGCGGTCTTTGACGCCACGGGGACTATTCGTGCGGTCGCGGGTCAGGCTAATTTGCTGGATAAAGACGGCCAGATTATCGATGGCGGCAAAGCGCTGACCACCGACTCCCTGAGCAGCGTGTTCTCCGGTCTGGTGGGCGCGGCTCCGGCAGCGGTCTACATCGAGTCAGCCGCGGGTACAGCGGCAGGCGGCAAAACCGGTCTGACGGCTATCACCGTCGGCGTGCTGTTCTTGCTGATCCTGTTCCTCTCGCCGCTCTCTTATCTGGTGCCGGTTTATGCGACCGCACCGGCGCTGATGTACGTCGGCCTGCTGATGCTGAGCAACGTGGCGAAAATCGATTTTACCGATTTCGTTGACGCGATGTCCGGCCTGATTACCGCCGTCTTTATCGTGCTGACCTGCAATATCGTCACCGGCATCATGATCGGCTTTGCCTCACTGGTGATTGGTCGTCTGGTGTCGGGCGAATGGCGCAAGCTGAACGTTGGCACCGTGGTGATCGCGATCGCGCTGGTCGCGTTCTATGCGGGCGGCTGGGCCATCTGA
- the nhaK gene encoding Na+/H+ antiporter, whose product MEIFFTILIMTLVVSLSGVVTRVLPFQLPLPLMQIAIGALLAWPTFGLHVEFDPELFLVLFIPPLLFADGWKTPTREFLEHGREIFGLALALVVVTVVGIGFLIYWIVPGIPLIPAFALAAVLSPTDAVALSGIVGEGRIPKKIMGILQGEALMNDASGLVALKFAVAVAMGTMIFTIGGATVEFFKVAIGGILAGFVVSWLYGRSLGFLSRWGGDEPATQIVLLFLLPFASYLIAEHIGVSGILAAVAAGMTITRAGVMRRAPLAMRLRANSTWAMLEFVFNGMVFLLLGLQLPGILESSLVAAEADPNVETWMLFTDIVLIYVALMLVRFGWLWTMKNFSMRFLKNKPMEFGSWTTRELLIASFAGVRGAITLAGVLSIPLLLPDGNVFPARYELVFLAAGVILFSLFIGVVMLPILLQHLEVADHAQQQKEERIARAATAEVAIVAIQKMEERLAADIEENIDNQLLTEVSSRVIGNLRRRADGSNDVESSMLAEKLERRFRLAALRSERAELYHLRATRQISNETLQKLLHDLDLLEALLIESQ is encoded by the coding sequence ATGGAAATTTTCTTCACCATTCTCATCATGACCCTCGTGGTCTCACTTTCCGGGGTAGTCACCCGCGTACTACCCTTCCAGTTACCCCTCCCGCTGATGCAAATTGCCATTGGCGCACTATTGGCATGGCCGACGTTTGGCTTGCATGTGGAGTTCGATCCCGAACTGTTCCTCGTACTGTTTATCCCGCCGCTGCTGTTTGCCGACGGCTGGAAAACGCCTACGCGCGAGTTCCTTGAGCACGGGCGAGAGATATTCGGCCTCGCGCTGGCCCTGGTGGTCGTCACGGTGGTCGGGATAGGCTTCCTGATCTACTGGATTGTGCCGGGCATTCCGCTGATTCCAGCCTTTGCGCTGGCCGCCGTGCTGTCGCCTACCGATGCCGTGGCGCTGTCCGGTATTGTCGGCGAAGGGCGTATTCCGAAGAAAATCATGGGGATTTTGCAGGGTGAGGCGCTAATGAATGACGCCTCTGGCCTGGTGGCGCTCAAGTTTGCTGTCGCCGTGGCGATGGGCACCATGATTTTCACTATCGGCGGTGCGACCGTTGAGTTTTTCAAAGTGGCAATTGGCGGCATCCTGGCCGGTTTCGTCGTCAGTTGGCTGTATGGCCGTTCGCTGGGCTTCCTCAGTCGCTGGGGCGGCGATGAGCCTGCGACGCAAATCGTTCTGCTGTTCCTGCTGCCGTTCGCGTCCTATCTGATTGCAGAACATATCGGCGTGTCGGGCATCCTCGCGGCCGTGGCGGCGGGGATGACCATCACCCGTGCAGGTGTGATGCGCCGTGCGCCGCTGGCGATGCGTCTGCGCGCCAACAGTACGTGGGCGATGCTTGAGTTTGTGTTTAACGGCATGGTTTTCCTGCTATTGGGCCTGCAGCTTCCGGGCATTCTGGAATCCTCGCTGGTGGCGGCCGAAGCCGATCCGAACGTTGAAACCTGGATGCTGTTTACCGATATCGTGCTGATTTACGTTGCGCTGATGCTGGTACGCTTTGGCTGGCTGTGGACGATGAAAAACTTCAGCATGCGCTTCCTGAAGAATAAGCCAATGGAGTTTGGCTCGTGGACCACGCGCGAACTGCTGATTGCGTCGTTTGCGGGCGTGCGTGGGGCCATTACTCTTGCCGGTGTGCTCTCTATTCCGCTGCTTCTGCCCGACGGAAACGTCTTCCCGGCGCGTTACGAGCTGGTATTTTTAGCGGCGGGCGTGATTCTGTTCTCACTGTTTATTGGCGTGGTAATGCTGCCGATTCTGCTGCAACATCTGGAAGTGGCCGACCATGCCCAGCAGCAGAAAGAGGAGCGCATCGCGCGCGCCGCAACGGCAGAAGTGGCGATTGTGGCGATCCAGAAAATGGAAGAGCGCCTTGCCGCAGACATCGAAGAGAACATTGATAACCAGCTGCTGACCGAGGTCAGTTCGCGCGTGATCGGTAACCTGCGCCGTCGTGCCGATGGGAGCAACGATGTTGAAAGCTCCATGCTGGCCGAGAAACTTGAGCGCCGTTTCCGCCTGGCCGCGCTGCGCTCCGAGCGCGCCGAGCTGTACCACCTGCGCGCGACGCGCCAGATCAGCAATGAGACGCTGCAAAAATTGCTGCACGATCTCGATTTGCTGGAAGCGCTGTTGATCGAGAGTCAGTAG
- the oxyR_1 gene encoding Transcriptional regulator, producing the protein MDIRTLRYFVEVVRQQSFTRAAEKLFVTQPTISKMLKNLEDELNCTLLIRDGRKLLLTDTGRVVFERGLAILAEFRQLEAELGDINHLNKGLLRLGIPPMVGMMMAGPISLYRQRYPGVELKISEFGGLTVQQAVMNGELDLAMTALPVEEDSGLATLPLFSHPLCVLVPRSGDWLSVETVKPELLAEHPLLIYNEDFALSRQLMQLFTQHDVKPRIAVRSGQWDFLAAMVQAGVGIAILPQPICERLDKNTLRWIPLESDLHWQLGMIWREGVYLSNSAQAWLTCCEGFWVPSP; encoded by the coding sequence ATGGACATCAGAACGCTGCGCTATTTCGTCGAAGTGGTTCGCCAGCAGAGTTTTACTCGCGCAGCGGAAAAGCTGTTTGTCACCCAGCCCACCATCAGCAAAATGTTGAAAAACCTCGAAGACGAACTGAACTGTACCCTGCTGATTCGCGACGGGCGCAAGCTGTTGCTCACCGATACCGGGCGCGTGGTGTTTGAACGTGGACTGGCGATTCTGGCGGAGTTCCGCCAGCTGGAAGCGGAGCTTGGCGATATTAACCATCTGAACAAAGGGCTGCTGCGCCTCGGCATTCCGCCGATGGTGGGAATGATGATGGCCGGACCGATCAGCCTGTATCGCCAGCGCTATCCTGGCGTCGAGCTAAAAATCTCTGAATTTGGCGGGTTAACCGTGCAGCAGGCGGTGATGAACGGGGAGTTGGATCTGGCGATGACCGCCCTGCCCGTTGAAGAAGACAGCGGCCTGGCGACGCTGCCGCTGTTCAGCCATCCGCTGTGCGTTTTGGTTCCACGATCAGGTGATTGGCTCAGTGTTGAAACCGTTAAACCCGAGCTGCTGGCAGAACATCCCCTGCTGATTTACAACGAAGATTTCGCCCTCAGCCGCCAACTGATGCAGCTGTTTACTCAGCACGATGTAAAGCCGCGCATTGCCGTGCGCAGCGGCCAGTGGGATTTCCTCGCGGCAATGGTACAGGCGGGTGTGGGCATCGCGATTTTGCCGCAACCCATTTGCGAGCGGCTGGATAAAAACACGCTGCGCTGGATCCCACTCGAAAGCGATCTTCACTGGCAGTTGGGCATGATTTGGCGCGAAGGGGTTTATCTGTCGAACAGCGCGCAGGCGTGGCTGACGTGCTGCGAGGGGTTTTGGGTCCCTTCACCCTGA
- the cidA gene encoding Holin-like protein CidA → MAVALSRVTPAVVQRLQIPVQVGLYAGVFVFAEYLVNWLHLPLPANLVGMMLMLTLIVCRVIPLNWVRAGASWLLAEMLLFFVPAVVAVVNYAQLLMVDGWRIFAVIALSTLMVLGATAWVVDKVYRFEISRLKHD, encoded by the coding sequence ATGGCCGTGGCGTTAAGTCGTGTTACGCCTGCCGTTGTGCAACGACTCCAGATTCCGGTGCAGGTCGGGCTGTATGCTGGCGTGTTTGTTTTCGCAGAGTACCTCGTCAACTGGCTGCATTTGCCGCTGCCCGCCAACCTGGTGGGCATGATGTTAATGCTGACGCTGATTGTGTGTCGCGTTATCCCGCTGAACTGGGTGCGCGCAGGCGCAAGCTGGCTACTGGCGGAAATGCTGCTGTTTTTCGTGCCAGCGGTGGTGGCGGTGGTCAATTACGCCCAACTGCTGATGGTCGATGGCTGGCGCATTTTTGCCGTCATTGCGCTGAGTACGTTAATGGTGCTGGGCGCGACGGCGTGGGTAGTGGATAAAGTGTATCGCTTTGAAATCAGCAGGCTGAAGCATGACTAA
- the yxaC gene encoding protein YxaC: MTNFQVSLLCLIATLVIYFANKRLYRRFHKLPLMPLVFTPILLVLMLIFGHISWQNYIGESHWLLWLLGPATIAFAVPVYDNLAIIKRHWMSLTAGVVTATVVAVTSSVWLARWFTLSDEIQRSLAVRSVTTPFALAAAKLLGGQPDLVALFVVVTGVFGMAVGDILFLRLSIREGMAKGAGFGAASHGAGTARSYELGQQEGVVASLVMMLSGVVMVLAAPLVAWMMF, from the coding sequence ATGACTAATTTTCAGGTCAGCCTGCTGTGTCTTATCGCCACGCTGGTTATCTATTTTGCCAATAAGCGCCTGTATCGTCGCTTTCATAAATTGCCGCTGATGCCGCTGGTGTTCACGCCCATTTTGCTGGTGCTGATGCTCATTTTTGGCCACATCTCCTGGCAGAATTACATTGGCGAATCGCACTGGCTGCTGTGGCTTTTAGGCCCGGCGACCATCGCGTTTGCCGTTCCCGTGTACGACAATCTCGCCATTATAAAACGTCACTGGATGTCGCTGACCGCAGGCGTGGTGACCGCGACGGTGGTCGCCGTCACCAGCTCCGTCTGGCTGGCGCGCTGGTTTACGTTATCGGATGAAATTCAGCGCAGCCTGGCGGTGCGATCGGTGACGACGCCGTTTGCGCTGGCGGCGGCAAAACTGCTGGGCGGCCAGCCGGATCTGGTGGCGCTGTTTGTCGTTGTCACCGGCGTGTTTGGCATGGCAGTCGGCGATATTCTGTTTTTGCGTTTGTCGATTCGGGAAGGCATGGCGAAAGGTGCCGGGTTTGGTGCGGCGTCGCACGGCGCAGGCACGGCGCGATCCTATGAGCTAGGTCAGCAAGAAGGCGTGGTCGCGAGTCTGGTGATGATGCTGTCAGGCGTGGTGATGGTGCTGGCAGCGCCGCTGGTGGCGTGGATGATGTTCTAA
- the actP gene encoding acetate permease, translating into MKRVLTALAATLPFAANAADALTGAVERQPTNWQAIIMFLIFVLLTLYITYWASKRVRSRNDYYTAGGNITGFQNGLAIAGDFMSAASFLGISALVYTSGYDGLIYSLGFLVGWPIILFLIAERLRNLGRYTFADVASYRLKQGPIRTLSACGSLVVVALYLIAQMVGAGKLIQLLFGLNYHIAVVLVGVLMVMYVLFGGMLATTWVQIIKAVLLLFGASFMAFMVMKHVGFSFNNLFTQAMAVHPKGEAIMSPGGLVKDPISALSLGLGLMFGTAGLPHILMRFFTVSDAREARKSVFYATGFMGYFYILTFIIGFGAIMLVGANPAFKDAAGALIGGNNMAAVHLADAVGGNLFLGFISAVAFATILAVVAGLTLAGASAVSHDLYANVWRKGATERQELKVSKITVLILGVVAILLGILFENQNIAFMVGLAFSIAASCNFPIILLSMYWSKLTTRGAMTGGWLGLLTAVILMILGPTIWVQILGHEKAIFPYEYPALFSIAVAFIGIWFFSANDNSAEGKLEREKFRAQFIRSQTGLGIDQGRAH; encoded by the coding sequence ATGAAGCGAGTCCTGACGGCGCTAGCCGCCACACTGCCCTTCGCGGCCAACGCCGCTGATGCACTCACCGGCGCGGTGGAACGCCAGCCAACCAACTGGCAGGCGATTATCATGTTCCTGATTTTCGTGCTGCTGACGCTGTATATCACCTACTGGGCGTCGAAACGCGTGCGCTCACGTAATGATTATTACACGGCGGGCGGCAATATTACCGGCTTCCAGAACGGGCTGGCGATTGCGGGTGACTTTATGTCCGCCGCATCGTTCCTGGGGATTTCTGCGCTGGTGTACACCTCCGGCTACGACGGGCTGATTTACTCGCTCGGCTTCCTCGTGGGCTGGCCGATTATTCTGTTCCTGATCGCCGAACGTCTGCGTAATCTTGGGCGCTACACCTTCGCCGACGTGGCATCTTATCGCCTGAAACAGGGACCGATCCGCACCCTGTCCGCCTGCGGTTCGCTGGTGGTCGTCGCGCTGTACCTGATCGCGCAAATGGTCGGGGCAGGCAAACTGATTCAGCTGCTGTTCGGCCTGAACTATCACATCGCCGTGGTGCTGGTGGGTGTGCTGATGGTGATGTACGTTCTGTTCGGCGGCATGCTCGCCACCACGTGGGTGCAAATCATCAAAGCGGTATTGCTGCTGTTCGGCGCAAGCTTTATGGCCTTCATGGTCATGAAACACGTGGGCTTCAGCTTCAATAATCTGTTTACCCAGGCGATGGCGGTTCACCCGAAAGGGGAAGCGATTATGAGCCCGGGCGGGCTGGTCAAAGATCCGATATCCGCCCTGTCGCTTGGTCTCGGATTGATGTTTGGTACCGCAGGCTTGCCGCACATTCTGATGCGTTTCTTTACGGTGTCAGACGCCCGCGAAGCACGTAAAAGCGTGTTTTACGCCACCGGTTTTATGGGTTATTTCTACATCCTGACCTTTATTATCGGCTTTGGCGCGATCATGCTGGTGGGTGCGAATCCGGCGTTCAAAGATGCTGCTGGCGCGCTGATTGGCGGTAATAACATGGCGGCGGTGCATCTGGCCGATGCCGTGGGCGGTAACCTGTTCCTCGGCTTTATCTCCGCTGTCGCCTTCGCCACCATTCTGGCGGTTGTGGCGGGCCTGACGCTAGCGGGTGCATCCGCTGTTTCACACGATCTGTATGCCAACGTGTGGCGTAAAGGCGCGACGGAACGTCAGGAGCTAAAAGTCTCCAAAATCACGGTTCTGATTCTGGGCGTGGTGGCGATTCTGCTGGGTATTCTGTTCGAGAATCAGAACATCGCCTTTATGGTGGGACTGGCCTTCTCGATTGCGGCAAGCTGTAACTTCCCGATCATCCTGCTCTCGATGTACTGGTCAAAACTGACTACCCGTGGGGCGATGACTGGCGGCTGGCTGGGCCTGCTGACGGCGGTAATTCTGATGATCCTCGGCCCAACCATTTGGGTGCAGATCCTCGGTCACGAAAAAGCCATCTTCCCGTACGAATACCCGGCGCTGTTCTCGATTGCCGTGGCGTTTATTGGGATTTGGTTCTTCTCGGCCAACGATAATTCAGCCGAAGGTAAGCTGGAGCGTGAGAAATTCCGCGCCCAGTTTATCCGTTCTCAAACCGGCTTAGGCATCGATCAGGGCCGCGCGCACTGA
- the yjcH gene encoding putative inner membrane protein, with product MNDNIYQRIENSAHFKELVEKRQRFAFTLSIIMLIIYVGFILLIAFAPHWLGTPLHAGTSVTRGIPIGIGVIVISFVLTGVYVVRANGEFDRLNKEVLREVKAP from the coding sequence ATGAATGACAACATTTATCAACGGATAGAAAACAGTGCGCATTTCAAGGAGCTCGTCGAAAAACGGCAACGGTTTGCCTTCACGCTTTCTATCATCATGCTGATTATCTATGTCGGTTTTATTCTGCTGATCGCCTTTGCACCGCACTGGCTCGGTACGCCTTTGCATGCCGGAACCAGCGTGACGCGCGGCATTCCCATCGGTATCGGCGTGATTGTGATTTCATTTGTGCTGACTGGCGTGTACGTCGTACGCGCGAACGGTGAATTTGATCGCCTTAACAAAGAAGTGTTGCGTGAGGTAAAAGCACCATGA